The region ACACACAAACTGACACGTGTATAGTGAAATAAGATTTTCAAGGAGATCATTGTGTTAAGTGGACGGAATTTAATGCCATCTTCAAAATTgcttcaaaaaagttggaacaaaCATTGTTCTGTTGAGTTTTGATATTTGTTTTAAGATTAAACTTGTTCTCGATGCAATATTatccaaaaatctgaaaaatgctTGACCATTTCTAACTATAGTGTCTTGCCCTAACTTGCAGCACTCTTGTTGTGAATTTTGGCCCATTCAATTCAGTAAGTACGGCCTTGTGTACCTGAACACCTTAAATATGTACCGATGTAAATATGTTCTAGAGGTATGAGGGGTTCAGCCCCAGAGGCCTCACTTACCCTAAAATGTTTTCACATTGGAGGTTTAATCACGGCAAACCCTTATGAGTATCAGGATTAGCTGATGTCTAAAAAACAATGCTGGTTTCTCTCAGATTGATGTTAGTCACCTACAGTAAAGgtacattaataaatacatttttttctataaTAAGGCTGAAACGCTACACATTACCTGAAAAAATCTTATTCTTCCTTTCACAGggcaaataataaacatatttaccaATAacgtgtttatttaaatgtagacTGTGGAAAGCTGCTGTCTTATCTGTCTGCTATCAGCATTACTGCTGCCTGACCTGTCTAAAATGAACAAtaagaatataaaacataaatagcTATATGCTGCACATTTACAAAGTAAGGAACgttttatttgttcatatgGCACGGATAAACCTTCATTGAATTTAGGACTGTacgtatttttatttgttttgtacaGGTCTTCATAACGCTTGTAATGTGGCATGACCCTGTCAGGTTAGTTAACACACACTCTGTGCATGTGAGAAGTTTCTAGAAGCTTCTAGACGTGAACATACACGGTgcttatgtttaatgtttaacttCAATAAACCGAACGGAGCAGTCCTCTGTACACCATAAAAAGGCGACAATGGCTTAGTCATATAAGGCAATATAAATACAGAATAATGAGAAAACATGAAGAGAAGAGAACTGACCTCGACACGTGCTTTCACAAGCTTCTTTACTCTCAAATTGGTTGCCATTTCCTTGACAGCCTCCATAAAGAAACAGGCGGCAGACCTTCTCCTCTTTGCTGTAGTAAAACCTTAAAAGTCTGGCAGAACAACTGCCTGGGTCCATGTCTAAAGTGCACACTGCATCTGAGTGGATATAATATCCAAAGCACAGCATCAGAATCTGATTATCCACAGCGCTAATAAATATTCAGTGTGATAAGtactgaataaaacatgatgaggtatgctgttataggaaaaataacCAACGAAGATGTGGTGATAATGTTTTATTGcggaatgttttattcctcttataccacagcaggttgccaatgatgacatttttctacatttataaTAGAACGACAggtcatactttttaaaataaaatcaatttcttgttatatttaacgttgtggaacatctaGGAGGCAAGTTCTTGTTATCACATAGGTTATACAAGTGGCTCCTTCAGCagcatctctttctctctcacgtgTTAATAAGGCAAGAACATGTCACGTTACAGAGAGAACGAGAACGTGCAAAGTTCCCTGCTTGCCACTGAAtgctacaaagcgctgacatcggagactccttccatcaacgttaaataaacagctccttcaccatatcaacgaattcttaaataaaatcacactgtgaacttgtttatttttaggttAGGTAGCTAGGTTTAAGTAGCTACAAATCTCTTAgaacaagctgttactatagcaacaacaACGTAGCACGAGTGTATGAATAGAaaccctgtgatttgccttggaGCCGGGACTAcagtcagtgctgctgttacagaaaattaatcaacgccatctgaccaatcagaatcaagaattcaaaacCGATGTGCTTTAAAAGATTTTAGGAGCAAGGTTTTACCTCCTTCTGGATACAGCTCACGATACTGTGAGGAACATTTTTCCAGGCACTGCATTTCGGTGGTGAACCGGTTGCTGTTGCCGCCCTCTCCTTTGTAGAAGAAGGGGATGCAACGTTGGATTTTCTCGTCGTAGTAGAACTGCAATGTATTTTCTTTCCCAGTACCTTCGTTCATCATTTCAGTGCAACCTGGATCTGCGCAATAACATTATCGTCATAACACATTaggtttttaaagcattttttttattatttcagccattttctaccaaattataaatcaatccatccatccatccatcttctataccactttatccttttcagggtcacggggagcctggagcctatcccagggagcatcggggacaGGGttagggtacaccctggacagggtgccaatccatcgcagggcacaatcacacacactcatacactacggacactttggacacaccaatcaacctaccatgcatgtctttggactgggggaggaaaccggagtacccggagtacccccccacagcacggggagaacgtgcaaactccacacacacacagagccacgggaatcgaacccccgaccctggcggcgtgaggcgaacgtgctaaccactaagccaccgtgcgccctctaCCAAAttatttttggccataattgTCTGCCAATGGTATTACAATAGCAAATGTTCTTTGAAGCATTTTAAATTCGTTTTAAACTTCCACGCAGGGTGCATTTCCGCCTCCGCCCAGTGTTAATGGgacaggctccggatccaccatgaaCATAACCAAGATAAATGACTGAagatgaacaaacaaataaaggaatatacagtatatagtagctATGCTagatcatttataaataaataaacaggaaatggaTTTCCTCATAAGAATTTAGCCCCTCagggattttcttttcttcaacaTAACGATGGCAGACAATCAAGAAATCAGAAACACCATCATCTGTGAAGTCGGTGAAACAACTCACGTTTTTCATCTAATTCCTGCGCGCCTGCACACATGATCCCCATCAAGAAGAATGGAAAATAAAGTCTAGAAACCATTTTGTGTCCAAGATTCAAGCAGCTCCTCTTTGTGCTCCTGTGAGTACTGTTATATCCTGAATTTCTGAACCTCTGTCCAAATGATGGCCTTTAGACTCTTTATCAGCGCTGCAGGTTTTATGGCCTGGGTGTGCGCGTCTCACCGAAAGCAATTCTACAGTTTCAGTCATAAAATAAGGAACTGACTGTGATACAAACACCGTTTGACTATTTGACTTAGCAGAAACTCTAACCCTGTATCTCTGATTCTGCTTTTCCAAGTATGATTGTTGGGAAATGTTAAGATTTAGTTTTTGTGAATTAGCGTGTGTATATTGTGCATGTGTAGGCCAGGTGGATGTTTCCATTAATGTTGTGATCATTTCCCTTCAAAAGTGGAAAAACTGTCCTAATGAGAATGAGCTTCTGAGTCACCAAAATCATAAAATTCAGACACGCCCATAATTACCCAACAGAAACTGAAGTGAAGACAATAACGTGACTCGTTAACTGGAACGGATTAATCAAACCAGGAAACGTCATTTGGTTAGTAATGTTCTTGAATGATGTCAATCATGCGACAGCAGCACAAGGCTGGCGcacaggtcaagaacttcagttaatgttcacatcaaacgtcAGAACAGGGAGAAAATGTGacgtgatctctgtgacttggTTAATAACCGTGGTGTGGTTGTTAGTaccaaatgggctggtttgagtatttcagaaacggctGATCCCCTGGGGTTTTCAACACAGCAGTCTCTTgagattacacagaatggtgcaaaaaacaaaaaacagacctGTGAGCAGCAGATCAGAGCTGCTTCCACCCCTGCtgaacaccccccacccccccatagaaaccattacagaaattctaatggtttccactacaaatcaTTAACAAATGTAGTGTGTTTTGAGCCAAATTCTATTAAGATTTAATGCTTTCTACTGGTTTCCATTAGACataaacatgccaccaatagaacccaaaacattaccagtagagacccacaaggaccattatagtttccattacAGCCAATTCAATTCCcaatataaccattaaaaccattagaatttctgcaatggtttccattgtttttttcatcaggacacgattggctgattagataaatgcatgaatgcgcaggtgttcctaataaagtggctggtgagtttTGCATTAGACTTATTACTGAGAGAATCATAGCACTGTGTTTCCTTCTTCCTGTTTTTCCATAAAACCTATCGTGTGTTTCTTTGGGAtgccatttttcttttgtgtttgccTCCTTGGTTCGAGACCATAACCCTTCCCGTTCATACTGTTTTATGGCTCCGAGCACtattatttcctttttattaaACATCATCTGCTCTGGTTTCTCTCTGGGTGGaggttcgcatgttctcccagtgtccaCATgagtttcttctgggttctcccctaggtgtgaatgagtgtgtgtgtgtgtgtgtgtgtgtgtgtgtgtgtgtgttgccctgcaatggactggagtgccatccagggtgtattcacaCCTTGtactcagtgttcctgggatagacccTGGATTCTACCATGACCTATAACCAtggtaaagcagttactgaagatgaatgaaggaatgaatctGCATTATAAGTGTACAGTTTTGTTAACTACACATGGTTCAGccatacaataaaacaaaatcatgtACACATGCCATGTTCTAACAAAAAAGACTCCATTGTAAAGATTTTATGTGGTTGAGATTATAAgcgtgtaataataataatagttataataCATTTACTGTTGCGTTATCGCCCTCCAGTGGATAAAATGCACAGTGCTATCTTGGTTCAGAGCCAgacagctcagtggttaaaattcTACGCTAGTCACTGGAAGATTGCACTAGAATTCAAATCCAAGGCCGAGCCCTTGAGCTCGGCTTTCCCTTACCACAAAGCTCTCATGGAtgtttttacagaaaacttcaccatagcaGCGGTTGTACGTTTTTGTTCTTATGTTAAGAGTTTAAGAGAAGTTAAAGTACGTGGAGTAAGCAGTTTGCctacaacaatcacaaaaaaactccacgaaatcctgtacagactgtctGAATGTTAATTTTACCATCTATAGTTATGGTGTTCCATAACTTCTATCACTTACTTTACAGCAGCTAGCTATTATGTGAAGCGGCTGCTATGCCCATACTGTGTAAGTCGTTACTCAAGAAAGTATAACATATATTAGAAAGGTCACGT is a window of Ictalurus furcatus strain D&B chromosome 16, Billie_1.0, whole genome shotgun sequence DNA encoding:
- the wu:fb59d01 gene encoding kunitz-type serine protease inhibitor bitisilin-3 — translated: MVSRLYFPFFLMGIMCAGAQELDEKHPGCTEMMNEGTGKENTLQFYYDEKIQRCIPFFYKGEGGNSNRFTTEMQCLEKCSSQYRELYPEGDAVCTLDMDPGSCSARLLRFYYSKEEKVCRLFLYGGCQGNGNQFESKEACESTCRARSGRTFGQASNPDEQTVDMGLIVGILGGVVFAVAMVATIALFVVQRKAKHTNMKKVPTTDVELR